TGCAGGATAAGTCAGTTCCTCTTTCTGCTCTGACAACAATGCCGCTCTTTCCGGTTCTTCACCAAATACGATGAGGGTATATTGTCCATTACCAGTATCCGGTTTAATCAACAGGTTCACTAACCGGAGCCCCTCTTTTGTATTCAGTTTAATGCCTCTCAGCGTCGCCTTCTGCGTAGTTTTCCCTGCCTGTCGCAATGCCATGTTCAATACCATGGACAAGTCATTGGGCACCATTTTCAGCAGGTTCAGGTTCAGCTTTTTATCAGGCAGAGAAAGGAATTTTTTATAATTACCTGTCGCTTCCCTGATCTCATAATTCTTGTCAATGTACACCGCGGCATAACCATATTCTTCCGAGAGCACATTCCTGAATTCATCTGCCAGATCTATTGCCAGTCGCTTCTCCTGTCCTAACAAACTGCCTGCATTCGGACGCATTTCTCTTGACTGGCGAATGTATTCCAGTGGACTATACAGGTTATCCGGTGGTGCAGAACGGGCTGCATCCGTCTTACGATAGAGCTTCCATTTTGCATTGATTTCTTCCAGCCCGCTTCTGATCAATGCTGCAGATTCGCTGGTGCCTAAGAATAAATACCCCCCTGTATTCAATGCAAAATGCAGTGACGCCAATACCTGTCTTTGCAGCACATTGTCCATATAAATGAGCATGTTCCTGCAACTCACCAGATCATTCTTTATGAATGGAGGATCTTTCAGAATATTATGCCTGGCAAACACAATTTGTTTACGCAGTCGTGATACAATCTGGTAATGCTTTTCTTCCTTCAGAAAATATTTCTTCACCACCGACGGCTCCACATCTTTCAATACAGCAGTTGGATACACACCTTTGGCAGCATACTCTATGGCATTGCTGTCTATATCTGTTGCAAAGATCTTCACATCCAACCACTTGCCTTTCTTTTGTAGTATCTGGTCTACCAGGATAGCCATTGAGTAGGCTTCCTCTCCTGTGCTACAGGCAGTGACCCATATTTTCAGGATTGCGCCTTCCTCTTTGCTATCGATCAACTTGTCCAATACCTGGTCTCTCAGTACTTCAAAAGCGGTCGTATCCCTGAAGAAACGGGTCACCCCGATCAGGAAATCTTTGGCTAATAACTTACCCTCTTCAGGATTCTGCCGGAGCAATGCCAGGTAATCTTCTAATGTCTTGTAGTTGAACTGCGCCATACGTTTTGCAATACGGCGCGTGATAGTAGGAGACTTGTAATGATGGAAATCCTGACCGCTGTTTTCCTGTACCAGTTTGAATACTTCCGGCAACAGGTGTTCTTCAATTTTACCATTGAAAACATGCAGCGGCAGGTCCTGTATATAATTGAAAATCTCGCCCGGCATAAATTCCGGTGCGAGTATATAATCTATATTGTCTGAGGCGATGGCGCTGCGTGGCATGCCATCGAACTTGGCGGTTTCAGGATCCTGTACCATCACCATGCCTCCTGCCTTCTTGATAGCTCCTGCACCACGAGTACCATCAGTACCCGTACCAGAGAGGATGATGCAAATGGCCTCACGGCCCTTATCTTTTGCCAGTGAAAATAAGAAGGTATCGATGGCTGTATTTGGCGCTTTTTCAACAGGTTTCTGCATCAACCGCAGCCGGCCTTTTTCAATGATGATGTCCCTATTGTTTGGAATCACATATACGCAATCGTTATCCACAGGCATATCTTCCTCTACCTCACGCACCTGCATATGGGTATGCTTGGATACCAGCTCCACCAACAGGCTCTTATAGTCCGATGACAGATGCTGTATAATCACGAATGATAGGTTGCCGTACTCCGGCATGTTATCGAAAAATTCATGAATTGCTTCCAGTCCACCGGCAGATGCCCCAATTGCCACTATGTAATTCGCTTTCTTCATCTAAAGGTTTTATACCATAAACAAATGATGGGCCGGAAAGCCTCAATCCATTGCCTTCACTATGTACTCCAATATAAAATTTCGCAGGTGTTCCGCCATTGTCAGTTCCGTCTCACGCCAGGGCAGCGCTGTATTCCGTACCTGTTGCTGCCAGATGCTAAACGAGTTTCGGGGGTGGTATTGTATATTATCCTTTTCGAAACGAATCGCTTCATCCGGGTTACCTCCCCACTTCACCTCCCTGATTACCTCCGGACGGAACAGTACCAAAAAGTCCCCTTTTTGTGGTTGTATACTGATGACCAGAATTCCACTGGCGTTTTTAGCATAGCTCACGAAAGGTTCATACACTGCCGGCAGACTCAGTTCCTGGTACACACTTTTCTCCGCTGTACTCTGGAGCCAGAGCAACAGATCTTTGAGAGCATGTTTATCGGGCACAGTTCCAATGCTTTCCATTCTTTTATTAAATACCATGGCGGCGCCGGTGGCATTAAAGAGCTGGAGTACATTGGTGGTATTCCCAAATAAACCAGTTAGCAGGTCGTTGGAAATGTATACCTGTTCTACCAGCCTGGTCTGAATGTCATGTAGATCGGCATATTCATCGCTTTCTTCCTTATACTGAAGAGATATAATACGTGCTGAAATGATGTCCGACAGCAGTTCAAAAAGCGCCCTCCCTTCGTATGGCAGATAGAAAGGGGTACGATGATGACAGGAAAACAGTCCCCATAGCTGCCCGTCTTTTAATATACGACAAGACATGGATGTCATGATTTCCATGTTCTTCATATATTCCAGGTGCACGGCAGGTACAGAGCGCAGGTTGCAACCAGACAGATCAGTAAATGCATTCGTGAGGGGGTTGATGATAGGATACAGGCTCACCGGCACATAATCTCTGTTGGGAATCAGGCGGTAAGGGTTCTTGAGGTACATGGCCCTTGCCTGCTTTGGAATATCAGAAGCAGGGAAAGTCAACCCCAGGTACTTTTCCATTTCCGGTACAGCATCCTCTGCTAACACAGTACCATTCCAGTTGTTGTCAAACTGGTACACCATCACTTTATCGTAACCAGATAGCTCTTTCAGCTGCGAAGCGGCTATCTGGCAGGCTTCCCCAATAGAGGGAGCTGCATTAATGGCCGCCATAGCGTATTTGAGTTGCTGGTAAATGGTAATAAACGAGTTTTGGGTAGTAGGCGTGCTTTGTGCCTCCATTTCCAGTATCACGGATTCACCGTTTACCTGCATCAGTACCAGGTAGTCTTTATTTGAAAAAGACAAAGTAAATGGTACCGTTTCAACGATACCTTCATTCACTCTCTTTTGCAATTGTTCCAGCTGGGTGGCAGGTATATACCTGGACAGTAGCGTATTCACAACTTCTGCAGGTGGCAGTTCCAGCGCTTGCCCGATATTCTCACTTACCTGCACGATTTTGTAATCACTCCTTTGCAGTATGAGCAATATTCCATAGGGTTGTATCAGGTTAATCTGATGTAAAGGAACACTGCCACAAAAGGTGGAGTCGTAGTTCTTTGTTTGCATAAAGACAGGTTATTCCAGTATATATTAAGTTGAAATGGATCAGGCGTTGGCTTGCGCCCAAACTTTGAATTGCCTGAAGGTATTGGCAGCGGCTTCCACTAACCGTTTTTTTTGTTCATCAGTTCCGTGGTATCCTTCGAGGTAGAGTACGAAGCTGTCCCATTTAGCGCGGGTTTCTTCACCATAACCGTTTAAAAAAGATAACGCCTTTGTAATTTCTGGCAAAGGGAGGTTTCGTTGTATAATCTGGCAAATGACCTGTCCGCCAAGGGTGGAGCCTTCCAGTACATACATAGCTCCAAGCGCCTGTCCGTTATCATTAATTTCTGGTATATCGGTACACGTAGGTGGGGGATCCAGTGGTGAACCGTTGATCACGTTGATGTCCTGCAATAACAAAGCAGCCTTGCGGCGGTTATCAAATCCACCGGGGAAGGATGTATCAATATGCGCTGCAATGTATTGTTCCAGCGGATAATAGTATCCGTAAAACAATTGCAGTAACCTGATGTATGCCTCAGGGGAATTGGCTTGTTTAATCACCGGGATCAGGGTCCTTTCCAGGTCCTGATGTAGTGCCGCTGTACTTTCTCTTAACTGTTCAATCATTATCTAGTATATGTGACAATGATTAAAAGTACTATGAATATTGATTGGCCGCGTGTGGAATTAATTCTACGGCAATTGCACCACTGTAAACCAATAGGTATGCAGCATGCGGGTAAATGAGACCAGGTCTGAAAAATTGGAAGGCTTGATGGTATAACTATTCACCCCCAATTCATAGCATTTGGAAATATCCTTTGCCTCTGTAGAAGTAGTCAGAATAATGATGGGCAGCCACTTAAGATTTGCATGTTCCTTAATTTCACGTAATGCTTCCCTACCGTCTTTACGAGGCATGTTCAGGTCAAGTAAGATAATACTTGGGAAAGGGTATTTTTCTTCGTCCGCATATTTTCCCTGCCTGTTCAGGTAATACATTAATTCTTCTCCATTCTCAACAAAACGCAATTCAGTTTCAGTCCCACTCTCCTCAAAAGCCACCTTTATAAGCTCCCGGTCGTCTGCGTCATCGTCAGCAACCAGTATACATTTTCTGGTACGTTGCGCCTTCTTGATCATCCAGATTTAAATTTGACGGATAAAATTACTTAAATATTGTTGCATATTTCCAAGAATGCACAGAATAAGGCTTTTTATTGACAAAATTCTCAGAATAGCGCCTACCACCCCGTTAAAACAGGATGGTAGGACTTGGTACTTTTTAAAGAGATCTATGCTTGTGTAGTTTTTTGGGTGTTAACAAACAGCAATTTGATAAGGAAGCTTCACAAATGTACGCCTGTTCTCATTTGTAGACAGATCGGATCGGGAAAAGAAAATACGCGATCGGGAAAAAATGAGCGTTATTTTGTGTGCAATCTATCCTCTATCATACCGGAAAATGAGGTCGGTCCCATGTGTATCAACGGCGTTACCGTTGTTGTAACACCCGTTTTTCCGGACCCGGCCAGATAACCCAAAGCTGCTGCTATACAGGTCTCATTTGCATCTCCGAAATCATGCGTCACATCATCACTGGCAGCAATATCAGGAGTCATACCCTGAAAATAATCACCATCCCCATTTGCATTCTGCATATAGAAGTTTGACATGTAAACTGTATAGGCGTCGATTTTAACACCAAAGAAACCCACTGGCTTTCCATAGGTTTGACTACCTACCAGCTTCACGGTCAGGTAAGGTTTTAAACTGTTGATCACGAGTTCACTCGCAGAAGCAGTATTACCACTTACGATGAAAACGACCTGCTTCACACTGTTCAAACTCCCTGCCTTACTGAATTTGTAAGTGTTACCACTTACTGAATAATCCAGATCAGCATAGGTAGCTGTATGACCATTATATTGAACAGTATTACCATTGGCATCCAGGTAAGTCTGTTGTTTTAAGATTGTTGCTTTACCATCCTGTAGCAGTTGATTGAAGTATTCAGTATACATCACCTTATCTTTCAGAGAAGAAGGTGCAATGAGGTTGACCAGCTCTTCAGCAGTAGTCGTATACCCACCACCATTATATCGTAAGTCGATGATGAGTGAGGTCACACCAGCGGCGGCAAACTTGCTGAATGCATTTTCCAGCGGCGTCTGCGAACTGGACAATACGGAGAAACGGCTATAGGCCAGGTACCCCACTTTTGAAGAGCCGGCGGTCAGGACAGTATCCTTCATCACCGGACTTGTTGAGTAATTTGATTTCGTCAGATTCACCGTACCTGTCATTCCATTATTGTCCACAATAGTCATGGATATTGAATTGCTGTTGAGTGCAGATTCAATAAAGGAAGTATTGGAAGTAGATACAGCAGTACCATTGATCTGTGTCACTTTGAAACCTCTCTGTAACCCGGCCAGTGCTGCAGGAGATTTGGGATTCACATACCGGATGCGGATGTCGGTGCTTGCGCTGAGACTCAGGCCGAAATCATCCCCTTTATCCGTCAGGGAAACAGTAGCCAGCCGGTTACTGCCGGTCAGCGCAACACTACCACGGCGGCCACCGGTGAGTGAACCATCGTCAATAAAGGAATATTTTGGCGTGCCGGCATAGCCAGAGTACTCATATGAGTAGCCGGTACTGGGATTGGTTTTTAACTGGGTAATGGCATACAGTTCCTTCTCGTAATTAGTCAATACACTACTGCCGGTAGCATACTGACGGGGATTGAAGGTAGTATAGTCAGGCAAAGCATCGTACCACAGGTATATCTGCTTTGCATAGAGATAAATGGAGTCGAGCGTGAATTGCTCACGGGTGCCTGTAGTCGGGGATACGGGTGTTTCAGTATCAGTATCGTGGTCCTTACGACAGGCTACGAATATAGTGGCACAGGATAGGAGTGCAATAAGAATGGGTTGTTTCACCAGAGTGGATTTTAATGGAATTTACAAAAAAAACAACATTTTTGAATTTTTTAGCGGCGCTATCCAAAAGACAACAGCTTCCGTCGTAGGCGGAAGCTGTTGTCTTTTGTCATTTAAAACCTAATTATTTCGTTGTTAAATCTGTACTTCCCTTAGCAGAAATAAAGTATTTAAACGTCCAATACCCAAAGTCGTTCTGATGAATCGTCACAGTTGGCGTCGCTGGTGCTCCTTTGTAAATACTTACATACTGGAACTTCACATACCTGCCATCATTCAGCTTAAAGACAAACACCGTCGTCTTAGGAAAATTGAAATACATCAAATCCCCTGTTTCAGTATTAAATACCGGTTGAGACACATCCATACCCACCGTATGAATAAACTCACTCTCCGCAGGTGCAGCCGTGATCTTATCAAATGTCGTATCCTCATACCCCACCACCTTCACATCCGAAGCATTCATGGCAAACTTATCCACGCCATCCCAGTAATTAGGCGCGGTACCTCCCCAATTGGGAGCCATACTCAAACCAGACCCCTGGAAAGCCAGATCCCATGAAGCCGTATTAATACTATCCTCCCCTGCACCAACCAATCCCATTTTCGCAAAACTAAACAGATTATAATCCAGTGTAGATGCTGTAGGTACAGGCAGACTATTCACCTCTACCACTCCACTCACTTTGATAGTTACATA
This Chitinophaga sancti DNA region includes the following protein-coding sequences:
- a CDS encoding GAF domain-containing protein, translated to MQTKNYDSTFCGSVPLHQINLIQPYGILLILQRSDYKIVQVSENIGQALELPPAEVVNTLLSRYIPATQLEQLQKRVNEGIVETVPFTLSFSNKDYLVLMQVNGESVILEMEAQSTPTTQNSFITIYQQLKYAMAAINAAPSIGEACQIAASQLKELSGYDKVMVYQFDNNWNGTVLAEDAVPEMEKYLGLTFPASDIPKQARAMYLKNPYRLIPNRDYVPVSLYPIINPLTNAFTDLSGCNLRSVPAVHLEYMKNMEIMTSMSCRILKDGQLWGLFSCHHRTPFYLPYEGRALFELLSDIISARIISLQYKEESDEYADLHDIQTRLVEQVYISNDLLTGLFGNTTNVLQLFNATGAAMVFNKRMESIGTVPDKHALKDLLLWLQSTAEKSVYQELSLPAVYEPFVSYAKNASGILVISIQPQKGDFLVLFRPEVIREVKWGGNPDEAIRFEKDNIQYHPRNSFSIWQQQVRNTALPWRETELTMAEHLRNFILEYIVKAMD
- a CDS encoding biliverdin-producing heme oxygenase, which produces MIEQLRESTAALHQDLERTLIPVIKQANSPEAYIRLLQLFYGYYYPLEQYIAAHIDTSFPGGFDNRRKAALLLQDINVINGSPLDPPPTCTDIPEINDNGQALGAMYVLEGSTLGGQVICQIIQRNLPLPEITKALSFLNGYGEETRAKWDSFVLYLEGYHGTDEQKKRLVEAAANTFRQFKVWAQANA
- a CDS encoding response regulator → MIKKAQRTRKCILVADDDADDRELIKVAFEESGTETELRFVENGEELMYYLNRQGKYADEEKYPFPSIILLDLNMPRKDGREALREIKEHANLKWLPIIILTTSTEAKDISKCYELGVNSYTIKPSNFSDLVSFTRMLHTYWFTVVQLP
- a CDS encoding S41 family peptidase gives rise to the protein MKQPILIALLSCATIFVACRKDHDTDTETPVSPTTGTREQFTLDSIYLYAKQIYLWYDALPDYTTFNPRQYATGSSVLTNYEKELYAITQLKTNPSTGYSYEYSGYAGTPKYSFIDDGSLTGGRRGSVALTGSNRLATVSLTDKGDDFGLSLSASTDIRIRYVNPKSPAALAGLQRGFKVTQINGTAVSTSNTSFIESALNSNSISMTIVDNNGMTGTVNLTKSNYSTSPVMKDTVLTAGSSKVGYLAYSRFSVLSSSQTPLENAFSKFAAAGVTSLIIDLRYNGGGYTTTAEELVNLIAPSSLKDKVMYTEYFNQLLQDGKATILKQQTYLDANGNTVQYNGHTATYADLDYSVSGNTYKFSKAGSLNSVKQVVFIVSGNTASASELVINSLKPYLTVKLVGSQTYGKPVGFFGVKIDAYTVYMSNFYMQNANGDGDYFQGMTPDIAASDDVTHDFGDANETCIAAALGYLAGSGKTGVTTTVTPLIHMGPTSFSGMIEDRLHTK